In the genome of Raphanus sativus cultivar WK10039 unplaced genomic scaffold, ASM80110v3 Scaffold0849, whole genome shotgun sequence, the window ACTATgacacaagtgtatagttatgtaACATCACAGTTATCAAaactttttactaataatttaaataaaaatattttacacaaatatgagtacaaataaaaacataaatatgattacaaataaaaacaaaaatatgaaaattgaatttctagaaaatatataaaacaaaaaatatatccgccttAAAAATGGCGAGTGAGAATCTAACTTCGTAATTAGAATGCAAACAACttctaataatataactaaaaatcaaaaaagttaataactaaaaatttacgcattggttcaaccagtgatTCAACTGATGCACGAGTTCTGGGTTTAGCGGGTTTTCGTAAGTTTTACCGGATgattaattaatgattttttttttctaaaatccaaACCGAATTACATATTAGATCACCGGATTTACCATTTCAACCGCGGGTCCGGATTGGGGTTCAAAACACTAGGTACAAGTTTATAGTTATGAAACACCACAATATACACGTATCAAACCCTTTTactaatatctttttttttttttaaaaaaatagtatacaCAGATATGactacaaagaaaaacacaaatatgattaagtttctaaaaaaaaaaaaaaaaaaaatacccgccttttgatttttttttagaaatttaatttttatatttgtatctttttattcatctttgtgtttttctttgtaatcatatttgtgtaaaaagaaattcttaaatgattagtaaaaggttttaactttattaaaataggTGGAATAAACCTATACTAATAGGTCATTTTTCTAacttaatataatagattaaaatatatcaatattaaaaagtaatgtttaaaagtttagtaaacttttaaaatttaaattatttatattttatttgtaaaataaaaatataatttaaacattttctataacaatTTAGAGttacgatatataataaaaaataaaataatattaaaactaataattatttaaatatatactattagaACAGGAACATGATCTATTAATATATGTGtgatccaactattttaatataattactagattatgacccgtTCTTAAAATGACAGATAGTGAAACtacaataaatgttttatttttagttattaacaaatataaaacggttataatataataataacattttatacaTATTACCCGGTACTATAAAGAGTACTCAAAAAATCATTATACTATGTCAATAATGTAACTGtataaatttattacataaaataatgtGTTATATTCATCAATTAAAAGGTCGAAATTTGAAAAATAGGTTGAAATTATTGAATAGCATTTGGGATGAATTAAACAGAAAAAGGGTTGAATATTGACAAAAGTAGAAACGCAACCCGGTTGaattaaaaagaagaataatTGCACTCTCTACACACCAAACTCACCATATTTGCATTCCATACATTAAATCCCCACAATTTTCTTCCCCCCATCACTACCATTCTCCCCTCCTCCACCCTTCTTTATGGTATCTGCATTGTTTTAGGGTATTCAGCCAATTAACTCTAAAAAATGGGTCCGAGAATTCTTGATATGAGATAcatatttgattaataaaagtggttatggttataaaatatatgatttattttttaagtaggtaatataaataaaaagtagttGGGTATAACtttttatcaattggtcatgaaTCATGAtgctaaattaatagaatagattaatttttttattaaatatattaaaaatattatacaataaaaagtacaaaaataactaaaaactacaaatataaaaattaaatttcaaaaaaatataaaacaaaacatatacccacccttaaaatattatacagtaaaaagtacaaaaataactaaaaactacaaatataaaaattaaatttcaaaaaaaatataaaacaaaacatatgccCGTCCTTTTAAGGGCGGTTCAAAATCTAATTTCTAGTATAAATAAGTTACGAGTAGGGGGACTACTAGTCTCGTGTCCACACgtaactattatattttttggacgGTGAATGAACTGCATTCTCTAATACGTGTAGCCAacaaattattatcattttctCAATAAACATACTATCTTTTAGATATTTTCTTTTCCATCGGGTCCCTCAATTGTTTAATAGTTAAGTAAAAGGTAGTAtaacaaagaagagaagaaggtgTGGGCACATCAATTTGAGTTTGATGCGCTGgtgagatagagagagagagagagagagagaaagtagatctCACTGCTGCCGGCCGACGGTGTGGGCTCCGtcagccaccgtcggtccggcctCACCCTTTTCTCGTGTCTACTCTATTGCTTGCTCGGTTCTGTGTACCTTTCTTTTTGTCTCCGTCGCTGCATCTCCCTCTAGATGAGCGGTCGGCTTTGTTCGCCGCCGTGGCTCCTCCTTGTTTAGAGGTGGACGGTCGGCTTTAGCTAGTTGTTGAGGCGGAGGCTATGTTATGCTCCGGGTATTTCTTGTGGTTTCTAGGGTTTCTTTGTTCGGTATTGGCTACCGTCGTTGCTCTGGTTCGGCTGTGGAGAACGAGCGGGTTAAGGTCGGTTTTAGGCGGAGGTGACAGTGGAGGTGATTTCGTGAGCAAAGGAGGAGATCTTGAGGCTGACTCGATGACGCTCTCCGGCTTGATTTCAAGTGAAGGTATGTGATGAAGCGATTTCATTTTTCCGCGAGTCAGGGGGATGAAGAGAAGTAGGGTTTCGTCGGAGTCTCTTTGGATGATGAGATCTGACGGAACGAGATTGGCGGCGTGAAAGCTCCGGTGAGAAAGCTTCGGCGGGTCCGATCGAGTTGAGACAGAGGAGGCACGTGTCCAGCTAACGGCACAGACCTCTACACGTGTCCGGTCTCCTCGGTGGCCATTCTCGCGGAAATCGCCGGGTCGTAGTGGGCCTGATCTTGAGCCAATAGTGGTTTATTGTGGCccgtttgttttgtttttgggttATATGTTGCTGGGCTTTGGTGGTATTTGCCCTGAAGATGTAACTGGGCTTGGCCCATCTTttctttaatataaaaaaatccattgacggaaaaaaaaaaaaaaaacaaagaagagaagaaggagataaCTTTCCCATCGAGAAACctcgaaaataaaataaaaaccgaAAAAGCTCGTCGGTGACTTGTAACtctccatctcttcttcttcctctctaaGCAATCATCCATCCACCTTGCTCCCAATCCCAATTCATCAGAGAGCCATGTCTTACGATTACCTCTTCAAGTACATCATCATCGGCGACACAGGTGAACCACACCACCACCGATCacagtttcctttttttctttttttttaggtCAATTTGGTTTtgctaattattattttcatgtgGTTTTTTTTTCGGTTCAGGTGTGGGGAAATCTTGCTTGCTTCTGCAATTTACCGACAAGAGGTTCCAACCAGTCCACGATCTCACCATTGGTGTCGAGTTCGGTGCTCGTATGGTCACCGTCGATGGTCGCCCAATCAAACTCCAAATTTGGGACACCGTacgattctctctctctttctctttctctttctccttctctttgTTCGTCTAGTTAGGTAATAGTATCGATTTGCCTTCGGGTAGATGTGATtgagattattaattttgtcGTAATCAAtgtgtttttctctgttttataaTTGGAAAGTTAATCATTACACAAGGGTTCTTCACTAAATGTGTGGGGTTTATGTTTGGTCTTTTTTAATGATTTAACCAAAGGTGTGATGTTGTAGGCTGGACAAGAGTCGTTTAGATCCATCACTAGGTCGTACTACAGAGGAGCTGCTGGAGCTTTACTTGTCTACGACATCACCAGGTTTACTACTCTTTTATTAATCACAATATACTTTGATCACTTCTATATTCGTGTGGATAAACTGTTAAGCTTAGAATCTCAGGAAGATCTTGTTAATTGGTAGGATATAACTGTTTTAGGCTATGACATTAACGATGCTCTTTCAGTAGAATGTTAAGCTAAGCAAAACAATTGGTTTTGgaatatttctaaaaatattgtatttctCCATTGTTTTGGAGTTTTTGAGAAGATGATACAACGAAAAAAAATATGGATTTGGAGAGTTTAGTTATTGAAGCTCTTTTATAGTTTTGTCTTCCCCGCCCTCAAAAGTCTGTTGATTTGGTTTCAGAAGAGAGACGTTTAACCATCTGGCGAGCTGGTTAGAAGATGCTCGGCAACATGCTAATCCTAACATGAGTATTATGCTGATTGGGAACAAATGCGATCTTGCTCACAAGAGAGCTGTTAGCAAAGAGGAAGGAGAACAGTTTGCCAAAGAACATGGACTCTTGTTCTTAGAAGCTTCTGCAAGAACAGCTCAGAACGTCGAGGAGGTGATGATACTACTTTACAAAATTCTTTGTCTCATATCCGATTATTTTTACCTGTCATCGCTGGAGTCCCCCTTCGCTGAATTTAACATGtagcatgtgtatatatatatatatctatctacaGGCCTTCATAAAGACTGCAGCAAAGATTCTCCAGAATATTCAGGACGGTGTCTTTGATGTATCCAACGAGGTAACTACCCTTCCGACTATGGCAATATCTTCTAGTGTTGTAATCTTGTGATTCGCCAGACCTTTATTTTATTGTGATTCAGTGTCCCTTAAATCTCTTTGGATTTTGCAGTCATCGGGCATAAAGATTGGTTACGGGCGTCCTCAAGGTGCAGCTGGAGGAAGAGACGGTGCGATCGCACAGGGAGGTGGCTGTTGTGGTTAAACAGACGTCAAGATGTATCTCATGTGTTTTGGTGATTCAGAAACTACTCTTGCTTTTATTAATATCTGCAAATGGATACACCAGAGAATGTatagtttctctttttttttgttctctctctctatcttgcCACATTGTCCTTACCAAAAAGGCAAAAACTAAACCGGTGCATTTGAGATTGAGCAGCCTGATCTTTATAAACCAAACAGGCGTTGGaatctttttaaaatcattttgttaCTTTGTACGTAAAGACAAAGATGTCCAGCTTCAAGAGTAAATTGAAATAAGAGTAACATCGAAGAATCCTATGGTTGAAGTTTCTTCTTATGTGAAGTCACCTTATTCATCTAAACGACTGATTGAAAAGCATAACCCGGATGGTTTACAGAGATCATAATAAGCAAATAGGGGCAGAAAAACGAAGAACCCGTCCTCTCGGTCCCTATGCCTTAACGTCGATTAGGAAACGTCCCTTGCTGACGCTTCAGGGTATTGAATGTACGCGTCACTAGCATCAGTCTCGGATCATCCTCTGGTATCTCACGTTCCTGTGATGCACATACCCACAAAAACCACACATCAATAACTATTGCCAAGAGAGAGTTCGGTTAAAGGGTTCTTAAAATTTTTACTTTCAGTCCCTTGTAGTAAGCTTCAACAGAAGCTAGTGTCTGTGGAATATTCCGAGCTTGCATAAGATCCCATGTCATATTGGCAACCGTGTACCCTCCGGTCtgccaaaaaagaaaagaacaagagTTTTTTAACTATCACTAAGCGAACTCTTTACAGCATTTTTTTGGTTCGTTTCAAGAGTCTTACCTTTTCACCAGCAGCTTTGAGTAGCAGATTGCTTCCAGTTCTTGCATCTAAGAAGAAATTTCTATCGTTCATGCTGACCTGCATTTATGAATTAATTTTCGTCAGTTCTACAGGCAAAAACTCTATCATAGGCCAGCAGCCATAAACTCGGTGCATTTATCTCATGGATTATTCTTTCAGTACATATGTACTGTGCCTATAAGCACTTACCAGAGTCTCTTGAGCAATCTTCATTCCTTCCTCTGTGTAATCTGTCATGGCTCCTTCTATAAGAGTCTGTAGAAGCACGcaacaacaaataaaatgtaTACAGATCATTCAAAGATATGCTGAACACGAAACAGGGCAGAGAAGCGTGCTAATAGTTTTGGACTCGTTGTGAATATGAATCTATTTTCGTATTCATTACTCGAGAATACGATTATAAGAACGACAAAAATTGTTTTATCAAAGTTGTCATTCCGCACTAGAAAAGAACAATTTTCCTCTTCATAAAAACACCAATGATGAGGTCAGATGATAGTTACCGTGTAGAGTTCCATGGCAGGGGTTTTGTCTGAGTTCATGTAATCTCCAAACCATTTGAGACCATTTTTAAAGTCTTTCGAGTGTAGGTAGCACCTGTGTAGATacagtataaaaaaaattatgctgATATTATAAGCGCGCTTTGATTCCCAAAGAGTTTATAGTGTTAACATACTAGTAACAAAATCTTAAATTGGTAACTAAACCTATGATAAGGCTAAATGCTTTAACATCTAATGCATTACATAATCGCATATGTATACTAGGCCAATGGATTTTGGGGCATAAATTCCAGTACAGAAAAGTGAAGTCTAATATAGTCAGTCAAAGAATCACATTGCATGCTCTATTATTTGTACCTCATAATCTGTATCACGCAGTAAGTGTCCGTATTTTTTCCGTCTTTCTTAAGCATCTCAAGAAGAGCTTCCGTTGCCTGCCATTGAGAGTTACTTGGTCAGATGCAAAATTCACTCCGAAATTGCCTTATGTTACTTCCACAACAGAACGTTCCCTCAAATTAAGgacaatttgaaaaaaaaaaacacaaatcatCTTACTTGTACATCCTTAATATCAGCGAGCGCACTGAATGCTACGTGGTACACGGTCAAATTCCTCTGGAGAAACCTGCTCCTGTGGGAATATTCAGCGGTCGGAACATTGTACAGCTCTTCTTCGCTGATGTTAAACATCATATCTTCAGCACTCTTCCTTGATGAATCAATTGATGACCAACCTTTTGACTGCTCCACCAACTCGAGAATCTTTTGAGAAACAAGGAGGATATGAGAAAACCAactttaagaaaaactaaagtGAAAATACCAACAGGAGAAGCCTTCACAGGTTACCTTGGTGGAAAGATTTTCTGGTCTAGGCTCCTTGTTTAGGTGAGCAGTTATGAGTCCTGCATAGCAGAACTGGTTCAAACCAACACCAGCAGCAGTCATATCTCTAACTATCGCATACCTAACCATTTTCACAAGTCAAATACGAAAGAAAGGTTAGATCACTTCTTAGATGGCGCATAActtaaaacagagaaaacactGCATAATAAGTTATTAAAAGGGAATCAAATAGGTTTGTTATCAGTAACCTACACAAGATCTAACTGGCCAGAAACAGCGCAGGCATTCAGCAGGCAGACAAAAGTCTGTCCATTTGGTTTGACATCATATCTCTTCATCTCCTCGAAAACCTTACGACAACAGATAAACCAGAAGGTTCGTATATCTAAGAAatgttgaagaaaaaaaaaagtctcatgCGAAAGCAAAAGGAAGAAGATAGACATACTCGGATTGCCTCCTTCCCATTCTTGCATTTACCACATGTGGAAATCAAGAAGTTGTACAAGTTCACCTACAAGAAGGAATGCTCAGTCAACAAATGAACAACTATAAAGCCTAAAAGCTGCTGGACAATGAATCACTCAATCTGCATCTACTAAACTCTCAAGAACCAAGACGAATCCAAccagagaaagagagacatACATCAGGGGAAATTCCCATGGACTTCATTTCTTCACGGAAAAAGAAAGCATCACTTAAACGAGCACCCTTCATCACTCCCACAACAAACGAATGGAATATATCAGCTGTAGGCTGCACACCATCTAGCTTCATATCATCATACACATCCCTCAGCAGATAGTGCCTACACATGTAACGTACACACGCAAGGATTAATTAATCAAGCAAACCAAAGTATCCATTATCGTTGGCAACACACATACCTACGCTGAGCTGTGACGGAGTTAACAACTGAGTTGTACTCCGACAGATCATTGGCGTAATTTCTCTTCGCGAGTTCCTCCGGCGACGAAGAAGAAGCGAAGAAACGACGACTAACCAGAGCTCGAACCAGAGATCGATTCCTCCCTGTTAAGAGATACGTAGATGCGTCACTAATACAATATCTACTGCGCATTCGAtcgaacacacacacacacacacaaaaagagtAGCGGCGAAGAGAGATCGAGAAGTTCGGCAAAATGAAAATGTGATCTATCTGATTTAGCCACGAGGATCTAATAATGTATAGAGAAAAAGCGTACCAGCGATGGATTGAATGAGAAACTTCATAGCTCAGGAGCTTTTTCCGGCGAAGCTCAGTGATTACGAGACGACGAGATGGAGGAGGAGTTGTATAATCGAGTTCCGCCGTCGGAGAAGAGGGATATAGCAGCTCAGGCCTCAGGGTTTAGGTGGTAAACAATAcccggaaaataaataaaaattatcgaACCGGGTATCAACCGGTTCTAGTTTTAATGGATCTCGCTTTCTAGAGCCTGAGATGATATCAACGCGGAGTTTGTATGGGCCCTTGATGGCCTGTTGGACTTAATTTTTGGACCAATTAACGATGATGACGTGGCTGTTTGTGGTCATATCATCAAACTGCGACGATCCTGCGACGTGTGTTATAGAACGAAGAAGAAAGTGATATTTACAGTAGGGGACCTCCCCaactaaaaaaatttcaatctGTCGGAAGATCACGTGA includes:
- the LOC108843124 gene encoding ras-related protein RABB1b, producing the protein MSYDYLFKYIIIGDTGVGKSCLLLQFTDKRFQPVHDLTIGVEFGARMVTVDGRPIKLQIWDTAGQESFRSITRSYYRGAAGALLVYDITRRETFNHLASWLEDARQHANPNMSIMLIGNKCDLAHKRAVSKEEGEQFAKEHGLLFLEASARTAQNVEEAFIKTAAKILQNIQDGVFDVSNESSGIKIGYGRPQGAAGGRDGAIAQGGGCCG
- the LOC130503183 gene encoding pentatricopeptide repeat-containing protein At4g35850, mitochondrial, with protein sequence MKFLIQSIAGRNRSLVRALVSRRFFASSSSPEELAKRNYANDLSEYNSVVNSVTAQRRHYLLRDVYDDMKLDGVQPTADIFHSFVVGVMKGARLSDAFFFREEMKSMGISPDVNLYNFLISTCGKCKNGKEAIRVFEEMKRYDVKPNGQTFVCLLNACAVSGQLDLVYAIVRDMTAAGVGLNQFCYAGLITAHLNKEPRPENLSTKILELVEQSKGWSSIDSSRKSAEDMMFNISEEELYNVPTAEYSHRSRFLQRNLTVYHVAFSALADIKDVQATEALLEMLKKDGKNTDTYCVIQIMRCYLHSKDFKNGLKWFGDYMNSDKTPAMELYTTLIEGAMTDYTEEGMKIAQETLVSMNDRNFFLDARTGSNLLLKAAGEKTGGYTVANMTWDLMQARNIPQTLASVEAYYKGLKEREIPEDDPRLMLVTRTFNTLKRQQGTFPNRR